A genomic stretch from Rhinatrema bivittatum chromosome 9, aRhiBiv1.1, whole genome shotgun sequence includes:
- the LOC115099607 gene encoding phospholipid scramblase family member 5-like encodes MSVVCSQPSPFGHLRREKHIETCFKTRKEKGKSPQPPEALEGGSRPHAEATFSAHSKQPAELKGSQRIIKLIQPEVPKHLSVREEGAYSSKQWTPFNMKCGGMRVQESLPTLPSALGCGGQKGKKCDSTKHLTLLHELEDDVSLGLQLLAGVDQLCITSNALQQAYTCDPGRSYTISTRKGKQLFVAVEESSCLCLQLCGPARSCCIQLLDQGGQEVLQLFRPYRMDVCWMGCCLMEMRVYTAGQQSVGTVRQRWSVLSPLLEACDSEGRWVMKISGSCSATRCYSDQEFQVTSRAGQLLAVIWKRWPGFNTDYNMDHEYFGLDISATLNPSDRALLLAAAFLLVILEVLDG; translated from the exons ATGTCTGTGGTATGCTCCCAGCCTTCTCCATTTGGTCACCTTAGACGAGAAAAGCATATTGAGACCTGCTTTAAGACCAGGAAGGAGAAAGGCAAAAGCCCTCAGCCACCGGAAGCCCTGGAGGGAGGAAGTCGTCCCCATGCTGAAGCCACATTCTCAGCTCACAGTAAGCAGCCCGCAGAGCTGAAAGGTTCTCAGAGGATCATAAAGTTAATTCAACCAGAGGTACCCAAGCACCTCTCTgtgagagaagaaggagcatATTCATCCAAGCAATGGACTCCATTTAACATGAAGTGTGGTGGGATGAGGGTACAGGAGTCTCTTCCTACCCTTCCTTCAGCACTGGGATGTGGAGGGCAGAAGGGCAAGAAATGTGACTCAACAAAACACTTAACTCTGCTCCATGAGTTGGAAGACGATGTGTCCTTGGGCCTACAGCTGCTGGCTGGTGTTGACCAACTGTGCATCACTTCCAACGCACTGCAACAAG CATACACCTGTGACCCTGGACGTTCTTACACCATCAGCACTCGAAAGGGGAAGCAACTGTTTGTGGCTGTAGAAG AGTCCAGCTGTTTGTGCCTTCAGCTCTGTGGTCCTGCCCGCTCCTGCTGCATCCAGCTCCTTGACCAGGGTGGGCAGGAGGTGCTGCAGCTCTTCCGGCCATACAGGATGGACGTGTGTTGGATGGGCTGCTGCCTCATGGAGATGAGGGTCTACACTGCTGGCCAGCAGAGCGTTGGAACAGTGAGGCAGAG ATGGAGCGTGCTCTCTCCGCTCCTGGAGGCGTGCGATTCAGAGGGACGCTGGGTGATGAAGATCTCCGGTTCCTGTAGTGCCACCCGCTGCTACTCAGACCAGGAGTTCCAG GTCACCTCTCGAGCTGGGCAGCTTTTGGCAGTGATCTGGAAAAGATGGCCTGGTTTTAATACAGATTACAACATGGACCATGAATACTTTGGCTTGGACA TTTCAGCCACTCTGAATCCCAGTGACAGAGCTCTCCTCTTGGCAGCTGCATTTTTGCTGGTAATATTGGAAGTGCTGGACGGCTAA